In the Microtus pennsylvanicus isolate mMicPen1 chromosome 6, mMicPen1.hap1, whole genome shotgun sequence genome, one interval contains:
- the Tars1 gene encoding threonine--tRNA ligase 1, cytoplasmic: MSEEKASSPSGKMDGEKPVDASEEKRKEGGKKKNKDGGGDGGRAELNPWPEYINTRLDMYNKLKAEHDSLLAEKAANDSKPIKVTLPDGKQVDAESWKTTPYQIACGISQGLAYNTVVAKVNKVVWDLDRPLETDCTLELLKFEDEEAQAVYWHSSAHIMGEAMERVYGGCLCYGPPIENGFYYDMYLEEGGVSSNDFSSLEALCKKIIKEKQTFERLEVRKETLLEMFKYNKFKCRILNEKVNTPTTTVYRCGPLIDLCRGPHVRHTGKIKTLKIHKNSSTYWEGKADMETLQRIYGISFPDPKLLKEWEKFQEEAKNRDHRKIGRDQELYFFHELSPGSCFFLPKGAYIYNTLMEFIRSEYRRRGFQEVVTPNIFNSRLWMTSGHWQHYSENMFSFEVEKEQFALKPMNCPGHCLMFDHRPRSWRELPLRLADFGVLHRNELSGALTGLTRVRRFQQDDAHIFCAMDQIEDEIKGCLDFLRTVYNVFGFSFKLNLSTRPEKFLGDIEIWNQAEKQLENSLNEFGEKWELNPGDGAFYGPKIDIQIKDAIGRYHQCATIQLDFQLPIRFNLTYVSHDGDDKTRPVIVHRAILGSVERMIAILTENYGGKWPFWLSPRQVMVVPVGPTCDEYAQKVRQQFHDAKFMADTDLDPGCTLNKKIRNAQLAQYNFILVVGEKEKASGTVNIRTRDNKVHGERTVQETVERLQQLKRSRSKQAEEEF, translated from the exons ATGTCGGAGGAGAAGGCCAGCAGCCCTTCGGGGAAGATGGACGGCGAGAAGCCG GTGGATGCCAGTGAGGAGAAGCGAAAGGAAGGAggcaagaagaagaacaaagatGGAGGTGGAGACGGAGGTCGAGCAGAG tTGAATCCTTGGCCAGAGTATATCAACACACGCCTTGATATGTATAACAAGCTAAAAGCAGAGCATGATTCTCTCCTGGCTGAGAAGGCAGCAAACGATAGCAAGCCAATTAAAGTCACTCTGCCCGATGGCAAGCAGGTGGACGCAGAGTCCTGGAAAACCACACCGTACCAGATTGCGTGTGGAATTAG TCAAGGCCTGGCCTACAACACCGTTGTCGCGAAAGTGAACAAAGTTGTCTGGGACCTGGACCGCCCGCTGGAGACAGACTGCACTTTGGAGCTTCTCAAGTTTGAAGATGAGGAAGCGCAGGCA GTGTATTGGCACTCCAGTGCCCACATAATGGGTGAAGCCATGGAAAGAGTCTATGGTGGATGCTTATGTTATGGCCCACCAATAGAAAATGGGTTCTATTACGATATGTACCTTGAAGAAGG GGGAGTGTCCAGCAATGACTTCTCTTCTCTGGAAGCTTTGTGTAAGAAAATCATCAAAGAGAAGCAAACTTTTGAAAGATTGGAAGTGAGAAAGGAGACGTTACTAGAAATGTTTAAG tACAACAAGTTCAAGTGCCGGATATTGAACGAGAAGGTGAATACTCCGACCACGACCGTCTATAG ATGTGGCCCTCTGATAGATCTCTGCCGGGGTCCTCATGTCAGACACACTGGCAAGATCAAGACTTTAAAAATACACAAG AATTCCTCCACATACTGGGAAGGCAAGGCAGACATGGAAACCCTGCAGAGGATTTACGGCATTTCATTCCCCGACCCCAAGCTGCTGAAAGAGTGGGAGAAGTTCCAAGAGGAAGCCAAGAACCGAGATCATAGGAAAATTGGAAGG GACCAAGAACTATATTTCTTCCATGAACTCAGCCCTGGAAGTTGCTTTTTCCTACCCAAAGGAGCCTACATTTACAATACGCTTATGGAATTTATCagg AGCGAATACAGGAGAAGAGGATTCCAGGAGGTCGTGACTCCCAACATCTTCAATAGCCGCCTCTGGATGACCTCTGGCCACTGGCAGCACTACAGCGAGAACATGTTCTCCTTTGAGGTGGAGAAGGAGCAGTTCGCCCTGAAGCCCATGAACTGTCCGGGACACTG CCTTATGTTCGATCATCGGCCAAGGTCCTGGCGAGAGCTGCCTCTGCGGCTGGCTGATTTTGGCGTGCTTCATAGGAATGAACTCTCCGGGGCTCTCACAGGACTCACGCGGGTCCGAAGATTCCAGCAGGATGACGCGCACATATTCTGTGCCATGGACCAG atTGAGGATGAAATCAAAGGTTGTTTGGATTTTCTTCGCACAGTATATAATGTCTTTGgattttcatttaaattgaaTCTTTCTACTCGCCCAGAAAAATTCCTTGGAGATATTGAAATATGGAACCAAGCCGAGAAA CAACTTGAAAACAGTTTGAATGAGTTTGGCGAGAAGTGGGAGCTGAATCCTGGTGACGGAGCTTTCTATGGTCCAAAG ATTGACATACAGATCAAAGATGCAATCGGCCGCTACCACCAGTGTGCGACCATCCAGCTGGATTTCCAGTTGCCCATCAGATTTAATCTTACTTACGTAAG CCACGACGGTGATGACAAGACAAGGCCTGTGATCGTTCACCGAGCCATCCTGGGGTCGGTGGAAAGGATGATTGCCATTCTCACAGAAAACTACGGGGGCAAATG GCCTTTCTGGCTCTCTCCTCGCCAGGTCATGGTTGTTCCCGTGGGGCCAACATGTGATGAATATGCCCAGAAG GTGCGGCAACAATTCCATGATGCCAAGTTCATGGCGGACACGGACCTGGATCCAGGCTGCACCTTGAATAAGAAGATCAGAAATGCCCAGCTGGCACAGTATAACTTCATCCTGG TTGTTGGtgagaaggagaaagccagcgGCACGGTGAACATCCGCACCAGAGACAACAAGGTCCACGGGGAGCGCACCGTCCAGGAGACGGTGGAGCGGCTGCAGCAGCTCAAGCGGTCccgcagcaagcaggcagaggaGGAATTTTAA